A genomic region of Candidatus Kapaibacterium sp. contains the following coding sequences:
- a CDS encoding peptide MFS transporter yields the protein MFKNHPKGLIVAFFANMGERFGFYTMMAILVLFLQAKFGLAADDAGIIYSVFYTLIYALALVGGFLADRTQNYKGIILIGIVIMFVGYALMATPGTGLVITLLGLFTISLGNGLFKGNLQALVGQMYDAPQYAHLRDSAFSIFYMGINIGAFFAPTAANGIRNWFLKSQGYSYDADLPALAHKVVNGQPVDMVQFQELATNSTTLPVTDLTVFAQNYIDVFAVGYNYAFGVAAVAMLISLVVYIFFKGKLPDRKKQVEKGEATIQMAPAEERQRLVALGLVFLVVIFFWMSFHQNGLTLTYFARDYTAKTVDAFTYLFFDLRGFLPIIAAILGMVFLVKKSSETKHRIIGGALVIVGSALAYYFYGTYNDSNVIEPELFQQFNPIFIVFLTPVVVWFFGWLKRRNSEPSTPRKIGIGMILAAFAFMLLLVGSVGLVSPADLGGEATPGRVSPYWLINTYLILTIAELFLSPMGISFVSKVSPPRFQGLMQGGWLGATAVGNQLLFVGSFMWMRIEVWQVWAIFVVCCSISAVFVFSIMKKLEKATGK from the coding sequence ATGTTCAAAAATCATCCTAAAGGTCTTATCGTAGCCTTCTTTGCCAATATGGGCGAGCGGTTTGGTTTTTACACAATGATGGCGATTTTGGTTCTGTTTCTGCAAGCAAAATTCGGTTTGGCAGCCGATGATGCCGGAATTATTTATAGCGTTTTCTACACTTTGATTTATGCGTTGGCACTTGTCGGTGGGTTTTTAGCCGATAGAACTCAAAATTACAAAGGCATAATATTAATTGGTATAGTAATAATGTTCGTGGGATATGCACTAATGGCAACTCCCGGAACTGGTCTGGTTATCACCCTTCTCGGACTTTTTACGATTTCGCTTGGTAATGGTCTGTTTAAGGGCAATCTTCAAGCACTCGTTGGTCAGATGTATGATGCACCGCAATATGCGCATCTACGCGACTCAGCGTTCAGTATTTTTTACATGGGTATAAATATTGGTGCATTCTTTGCGCCTACCGCTGCAAACGGTATTAGAAATTGGTTCTTGAAAAGTCAAGGCTATTCCTATGATGCAGATTTGCCGGCTTTAGCCCACAAAGTGGTAAATGGTCAACCTGTTGATATGGTTCAATTCCAGGAATTAGCAACTAATTCGACTACTTTGCCTGTTACAGATTTAACTGTATTTGCACAAAACTATATTGATGTATTTGCAGTAGGATATAATTACGCTTTTGGTGTGGCAGCGGTTGCAATGCTTATTTCGTTAGTTGTATATATTTTCTTCAAGGGTAAATTACCTGACAGAAAAAAGCAAGTCGAAAAAGGCGAAGCTACTATTCAAATGGCTCCTGCAGAAGAGCGCCAACGCTTGGTTGCACTTGGTTTGGTTTTCTTAGTAGTTATTTTCTTCTGGATGTCATTCCACCAAAACGGACTAACACTTACTTACTTTGCTCGTGATTACACCGCTAAAACTGTTGATGCATTCACATATCTATTCTTCGATTTGCGTGGATTCTTGCCAATTATCGCAGCTATTCTCGGTATGGTCTTCTTGGTGAAGAAAAGTTCGGAGACAAAGCATCGAATCATCGGAGGTGCATTAGTAATTGTAGGTAGCGCTTTGGCTTATTATTTCTATGGAACTTACAATGACTCAAACGTTATCGAACCCGAATTATTCCAACAATTCAATCCGATATTCATTGTATTTCTGACGCCCGTGGTTGTATGGTTCTTCGGTTGGCTCAAAAGACGAAACAGCGAGCCTTCGACCCCGCGAAAAATCGGTATCGGTATGATTTTGGCTGCTTTTGCATTTATGCTTCTGCTCGTAGGCTCTGTCGGACTTGTTTCACCAGCTGATTTAGGTGGTGAGGCAACACCGGGTCGAGTATCGCCATATTGGTTGATTAATACATATTTGATATTGACAATTGCAGAATTATTCCTTAGCCCCATGGGTATTTCATTCGTGTCGAAAGTGTCGCCACCTCGATTCCAAGGTTTGATGCAAGGCGGATGGTTGGGAGCAACTGCAGTTGGCAATCAACTTTTATTTGTCGGCTCATTCATGTGGATGCGTATCGAAGTGTGGCAAGTTTGGGCTATTTTCGTCGTTTGTTGTTCTATTTCGGCAGTATTTGTATTTTCAATTATGAAAAAATTAGAAAAAGCAACCGGGAAATAA
- a CDS encoding T9SS type A sorting domain-containing protein gives MKKVFFVFMLLLIGSTELLSQEQQTPDSYLKVLEFWRNEKFRLKAEDLLDKINNPDKYKQIDALTLPEMQKSGLESTVSISSVVESEVHAAVNPTNPNNIVASPINQNRNNPTSALSCPIYYSKDQGESWQKSSFVTKPKIDNLLIVGGGDPVLVFDGDGKLYLSWINVCLSTISLPENPTQLIPDSLWAVMHYAVSEDGGETFSFDNSMYLGKLVKSRYTGSGGITYMLDKQWMASDVTKSSPYYNNVYTSAMQMNMELSSQDYGINMIVFTKAADSSQFDQNGVNITRGQNFQLVQFGSLDVDLNGHVHFTFLGARSDRIGNLYHCVSKNGGVTFSVPQPIAQIRGTLAQLGNAESVVGMNQTRLYPCPYVAIDRSNGIGSNNLYLTWTANGVTSNASRGLDIYFAKSTNGGHTWSDPKIVNKHPEGEKIHAYYSSINVSSTGVLSISYYDRRHSTSASTHYYLAVSKDQGETFVEFPLTSEPMNFANIGSQNNNFGIGEYNAIVSDGKTIIPIWADGRTNDGNINIYMAKIDSDNLEQYLTSVPDIVSIFSDFFITKLYPNPANEKLNIEVTLNKMGELKYIIYDLSGDALISGILGDNIIGSHTFDIDVKSISAGQYYLSLSTKNGSVVKKFNVVR, from the coding sequence ATGAAAAAAGTATTTTTTGTTTTCATGCTGCTTCTAATCGGAAGCACAGAATTATTAAGTCAAGAACAGCAAACGCCCGATAGCTATCTTAAAGTTCTCGAATTTTGGAGAAATGAAAAGTTTCGGTTAAAAGCTGAGGATTTGTTAGACAAAATCAACAATCCTGATAAGTACAAGCAGATTGATGCTTTAACACTACCGGAAATGCAAAAATCCGGGCTTGAGTCCACTGTAAGCATAAGTTCGGTTGTTGAATCAGAAGTTCACGCTGCAGTCAATCCCACAAATCCAAATAATATTGTTGCTTCACCTATCAATCAAAATCGAAACAATCCAACTTCAGCGCTGTCTTGTCCAATTTATTATAGCAAAGACCAAGGAGAAAGTTGGCAAAAAAGCAGTTTCGTCACTAAACCTAAGATTGATAATTTATTGATTGTCGGAGGTGGAGACCCAGTACTTGTATTTGATGGTGATGGCAAATTGTATTTATCGTGGATAAATGTTTGCCTTTCCACGATTTCTTTACCCGAAAATCCTACGCAATTAATCCCGGATTCACTTTGGGCTGTTATGCACTATGCAGTTTCGGAAGATGGAGGAGAAACCTTCAGTTTCGACAACTCAATGTACTTAGGTAAACTTGTTAAAAGTAGGTACACGGGTAGCGGCGGCATAACTTATATGCTCGACAAGCAATGGATGGCATCAGATGTGACAAAATCATCTCCATATTATAATAACGTTTACACAAGTGCGATGCAAATGAATATGGAACTTTCATCGCAAGATTATGGGATTAATATGATTGTATTTACCAAAGCGGCTGATTCATCACAATTCGACCAAAATGGTGTCAACATCACGCGTGGTCAAAATTTTCAGTTGGTGCAATTTGGTTCTTTAGATGTTGATTTGAACGGTCATGTACATTTTACATTTCTCGGAGCGAGAAGTGACCGTATAGGTAATTTATATCACTGCGTTTCCAAAAACGGAGGAGTGACTTTCTCCGTGCCTCAACCAATTGCTCAAATTCGTGGCACTTTAGCTCAGCTTGGTAATGCCGAATCTGTCGTGGGAATGAATCAAACTCGTTTGTATCCATGCCCGTATGTTGCAATAGATAGAAGTAACGGCATCGGTTCAAACAATTTATATTTGACTTGGACTGCTAATGGAGTAACTTCAAATGCTTCGCGTGGGCTTGATATTTATTTTGCCAAATCAACTAACGGTGGACATACATGGTCTGACCCTAAGATTGTTAACAAACATCCGGAGGGGGAGAAAATTCATGCTTATTATTCATCCATTAATGTTAGTTCCACAGGTGTTCTTTCAATTTCATATTATGACAGACGCCACTCAACAAGTGCATCTACGCATTATTACCTTGCCGTTTCGAAAGACCAAGGCGAAACTTTTGTCGAATTCCCGCTTACCTCCGAGCCAATGAATTTTGCAAATATTGGTTCTCAGAATAACAATTTCGGTATCGGTGAATACAATGCTATTGTATCTGACGGTAAAACAATAATCCCTATCTGGGCTGATGGCAGAACTAACGATGGGAATATTAATATTTATATGGCTAAAATTGATTCGGACAATCTGGAGCAATATCTCACTAGCGTACCCGATATTGTCAGCATTTTCTCTGATTTTTTCATCACAAAACTTTACCCAAATCCCGCAAATGAAAAATTGAATATCGAAGTAACTTTGAATAAGATGGGTGAGCTTAAATATATAATTTACGACCTATCCGGCGATGCACTTATTTCGGGAATTCTCGGAGATAATATCATCGGCTCTCATACATTTGATATTGACGTTAAATCTATTTCAGCAGGTCAATATTATCTAAGTCTAAGTACAAAAAATGGGTCTGTTGTCAAAAAATTCAATGTAGTTAGATAA
- the lon gene encoding endopeptidase La translates to MKKNVDFILDIESEEVDFTKIPKRLPVIPMRDVVIFPNMIFPLLVGRSTTLKAMSVSLESKRFVFLSAQRSPDVDEPTFADIYEYGTIARIIQVLRLPNNLMKVLIEGICQAKIQRKYKRKDYLSADIQQIELKIPPYTPEFEALVRRSGDLFSEYVKSDSSLPGDLIAAYLNSADPIQQLFFGAANLKSKVERKQRLLEIENLSDQYLEFITMIVSEMELLKLEGDINNKVSDLIHKNQKRYFIQEQIRALQNELGEEDDYSPELVQLKEELDKAGLPEHVKAKADEELKRLERIPPMSPEFSVHRNFLELLTQIPWNEKTIDQLKIQHVKNILDEDHFALEKPKDRIQEFIALLNLAGNVKRQILCFVGPPGVGKTSLAKSIARAMGRKFVRISLGGVRDEAEIRGHRRTYIGAMPGKIIQSMKKAGTINPVMLLDEIDKMSMDFRGDPSSALLEVLDPEQNIAFNDHYLEVDYDLSNVMFITTANVRYDIPLPLLDRMEIIELNSYMEYEKLEIARRHILPKLYEEFGMKDLGIKFDESAIKKIIREYTREAGVRNLEREMTSVLRKLIKDLINDYFENQPIKKPSKKVVTEVEVVSILSQSPEFCKFIFEKKIEIDVDTIEKYLKAPKFKDMKGELSDKVGVATGLAWTSVGGDIMPLEVMIMPASSEKLTLTGQLGDVMKESAMAALSFIRANYSDLGLVENFNKNKEIHIHVPEGAIPKDGPSAGITMAIAMISALTNKAVKGTIAMTGEITLRGNILPIGGLKEKLLAAKRNGISKVIVPIDNKTDIIDIESNIIDGLEIVYAKHLKDILAVAFVSSPIVTIKSKS, encoded by the coding sequence ATGAAAAAGAATGTTGATTTTATATTGGACATCGAATCAGAAGAGGTTGATTTTACTAAAATACCTAAGAGGCTGCCCGTTATACCGATGCGAGATGTGGTGATTTTTCCGAATATGATATTTCCGTTACTGGTAGGACGCAGCACTACACTTAAGGCGATGTCTGTATCACTCGAATCTAAACGATTTGTTTTTCTCTCTGCACAAAGGAGCCCTGATGTTGACGAACCTACTTTTGCAGATATTTACGAATATGGTACAATCGCCAGAATTATCCAAGTCTTGAGATTGCCGAATAATTTAATGAAAGTATTGATTGAAGGGATTTGCCAAGCAAAGATACAACGGAAATATAAACGCAAAGACTATTTATCGGCTGATATACAGCAAATCGAACTCAAAATACCACCATATACTCCCGAATTTGAAGCATTAGTCAGACGTTCAGGAGATTTATTCTCTGAATACGTCAAATCGGATTCATCGCTACCGGGTGATTTGATTGCAGCATATCTAAATTCTGCCGACCCGATTCAACAACTATTTTTCGGTGCTGCAAATCTAAAATCCAAAGTCGAACGCAAACAACGATTGTTAGAAATCGAGAATTTGAGCGACCAATACTTGGAATTTATTACAATGATTGTTTCCGAGATGGAATTGCTCAAACTTGAAGGAGATATTAATAATAAAGTGAGCGATTTGATTCACAAAAATCAAAAGCGTTACTTTATTCAAGAACAAATTCGAGCATTGCAAAACGAACTTGGCGAGGAAGATGATTATAGTCCGGAACTCGTTCAGCTAAAAGAAGAATTGGACAAGGCAGGATTGCCCGAACATGTCAAAGCAAAAGCTGATGAAGAATTGAAAAGACTCGAGCGAATTCCACCTATGTCACCCGAGTTTTCGGTGCATAGAAATTTTTTGGAATTGTTGACACAAATTCCATGGAATGAAAAAACTATTGACCAGCTAAAAATTCAACATGTAAAAAACATTCTTGATGAAGACCATTTCGCACTCGAAAAACCAAAAGATAGGATACAGGAATTTATTGCATTGTTGAATTTAGCAGGTAACGTCAAAAGGCAAATCCTGTGCTTTGTAGGACCTCCCGGAGTTGGCAAGACTTCACTGGCAAAGTCAATCGCACGGGCAATGGGCAGAAAATTTGTAAGGATTTCTCTTGGTGGCGTTCGTGATGAAGCGGAGATTCGCGGACACAGACGCACGTATATAGGTGCAATGCCGGGTAAAATCATTCAATCAATGAAAAAAGCCGGAACAATCAATCCGGTAATGCTTTTGGACGAGATTGACAAAATGTCTATGGACTTCCGTGGCGACCCGTCGTCGGCACTGTTGGAAGTGCTCGACCCCGAACAAAACATCGCATTCAACGACCATTACCTCGAAGTGGATTATGATTTGTCGAATGTAATGTTTATAACAACTGCAAACGTCCGATACGACATACCTCTCCCCTTGTTGGACAGGATGGAAATCATAGAATTGAACAGTTACATGGAATATGAAAAGCTCGAAATCGCCCGTCGCCACATATTGCCAAAACTTTATGAAGAGTTTGGAATGAAGGATTTGGGCATTAAATTTGACGAAAGTGCTATTAAGAAAATCATCCGTGAATATACTCGCGAAGCCGGAGTCCGAAATTTAGAACGAGAAATGACATCAGTTCTCCGCAAGTTAATTAAAGATTTGATAAACGATTATTTTGAAAATCAACCTATAAAGAAACCGAGCAAAAAAGTGGTAACAGAAGTTGAAGTAGTTAGTATTTTGAGTCAGAGTCCGGAATTTTGCAAGTTTATTTTCGAGAAAAAAATCGAAATTGACGTTGATACTATCGAAAAATATCTCAAAGCTCCGAAATTCAAGGATATGAAAGGTGAATTGAGCGATAAAGTCGGTGTTGCAACGGGACTGGCATGGACAAGTGTTGGTGGAGACATAATGCCGCTCGAAGTAATGATTATGCCTGCATCGTCCGAAAAATTGACTTTGACCGGACAATTGGGCGATGTGATGAAAGAATCTGCCATGGCAGCACTATCATTCATCAGAGCAAATTATTCTGACTTAGGATTAGTCGAAAATTTCAACAAAAATAAAGAGATCCATATTCACGTTCCCGAAGGTGCAATCCCCAAAGACGGACCATCAGCCGGTATCACAATGGCAATAGCAATGATTTCCGCACTTACAAATAAGGCTGTCAAAGGCACAATTGCTATGACCGGAGAAATAACTTTACGCGGGAATATATTACCAATCGGCGGTTTGAAAGAAAAATTATTAGCCGCAAAACGAAACGGAATTTCCAAAGTGATTGTACCGATTGATAATAAGACTGATATAATTGATATCGAGAGCAATATTATTGATGGATTGGAGATAGTTTACGCCAAGCACCTCAAAGATATATTGGCTGTAGCCTTTGTTTCAAGCCCGATTGTAACAATCAAATCTAAATCATGA
- a CDS encoding class I SAM-dependent RNA methyltransferase, with the protein MLFDENNLEITAKTLAGLEDVLSAEIEKLGGRDISLHSRAVTFFGDTALLYRANLHVRTALKFLIALKKFQVRNDKQFYEQCLDIEWESFITPNMTIAVDSTVNSPHFNHANYVALKLKDAVVDRLRDYYGGRPDVDVNNPDIRLNVYISGEDCVISLDSSGNSLHKRGYRVTQTDAPLNEVLAAGMILLSGWNAETDLYDPMCGSGTIVTEAYMFAAGIPPGNFRKFSFMNWKNYNEALWTRIKNESKAFIIEPQVKISCADISSKAISVTFRNLEEIGIEKKIDVRRRDFIKAKPELENTTLIMNPPYGERMDDEDVEAFHKQIGDKLKQDYKGNVAWVLSGNMAALKMFGLRHAKQFILMNATIECRFRKFELYEGSRKSKYNTDPD; encoded by the coding sequence TTGCTATTCGACGAAAATAATTTAGAAATAACTGCAAAAACCCTTGCAGGGCTTGAAGATGTGCTATCAGCAGAAATCGAAAAGCTCGGCGGTAGGGATATTTCGCTACATTCGCGCGCTGTGACCTTCTTCGGTGATACCGCACTTTTGTATAGAGCAAATCTGCACGTGCGGACTGCATTGAAATTCCTGATAGCTCTCAAAAAATTCCAAGTCCGAAATGACAAACAATTCTATGAGCAATGCCTCGATATAGAGTGGGAATCATTCATCACTCCCAATATGACAATCGCAGTTGACAGCACTGTCAATTCCCCGCATTTCAATCATGCAAATTACGTTGCTTTAAAATTGAAGGATGCTGTCGTTGATAGGCTCCGCGATTACTACGGTGGTCGCCCCGACGTTGATGTCAACAATCCCGATATTAGATTGAATGTTTATATTTCGGGTGAAGATTGCGTAATTTCGCTCGATAGTTCGGGCAATTCACTTCACAAACGCGGCTATCGCGTCACTCAAACTGACGCACCCTTGAATGAAGTTTTGGCTGCGGGAATGATTTTACTGAGCGGCTGGAACGCTGAAACTGACTTGTACGACCCGATGTGCGGCTCCGGAACAATTGTCACCGAGGCATACATGTTTGCAGCAGGTATTCCACCGGGAAATTTTCGTAAATTCAGCTTTATGAATTGGAAAAATTATAACGAAGCACTTTGGACCAGAATCAAAAATGAATCCAAAGCATTTATTATCGAACCACAGGTTAAAATTTCATGTGCCGATATTTCCTCGAAAGCAATTTCAGTAACTTTTCGAAATCTTGAAGAGATTGGAATCGAAAAGAAAATTGATGTGCGTCGCAGAGATTTCATCAAAGCCAAACCGGAATTGGAAAATACTACTTTGATAATGAATCCTCCCTACGGAGAGCGAATGGATGACGAAGACGTCGAAGCCTTTCATAAACAAATCGGCGACAAATTGAAGCAAGATTACAAAGGTAACGTTGCTTGGGTATTGAGTGGCAACATGGCAGCACTGAAGATGTTTGGGCTTCGCCACGCCAAGCAATTCATCCTGATGAATGCCACGATTGAATGTAGATTCCGCAAATTCGAGCTGTATGAAGGTTCACGAAAAAGCAAATATAATACAGACCCAGATTGA
- a CDS encoding DNA-3-methyladenine glycosylase, which yields MKVHEKANIIQTQIDQFDKLPIEYYLQKPEIVARDLIGKLLVRVAGEHIYTGMISETEAYLAQGDLASHSAVGQTRRNSAMFDTGGIIYVYQIYGLHYCANAVTELSGRGSAVLLRAIQPIIGIEQMKINRNKVTTNQLSDGPAKLCQAFQIGIGDNRKSLLSDEIFIADYQDFPDDKIELTPRIGITKSAELMLRFKIKT from the coding sequence ATGAAGGTTCACGAAAAAGCAAATATAATACAGACCCAGATTGACCAATTCGATAAATTACCGATTGAATATTACCTGCAAAAACCGGAAATTGTAGCACGAGATTTAATCGGCAAATTACTCGTCCGAGTAGCCGGTGAGCATATTTATACAGGAATGATAAGCGAAACGGAAGCATATTTAGCACAAGGCGATTTGGCAAGCCATTCGGCAGTCGGGCAAACAAGACGCAACTCAGCAATGTTCGATACGGGCGGCATTATCTACGTTTATCAAATTTATGGGCTGCATTATTGTGCCAATGCTGTTACCGAACTAAGCGGACGTGGCTCTGCAGTGCTACTGAGAGCGATTCAGCCAATAATTGGGATTGAACAAATGAAAATCAACCGCAATAAAGTCACTACAAATCAACTATCCGACGGTCCGGCAAAGCTATGCCAAGCATTCCAAATCGGAATAGGCGACAACCGCAAATCGTTGTTGAGTGATGAAATTTTCATTGCAGATTATCAGGATTTTCCTGATGATAAAATCGAGCTCACACCACGAATTGGCATTACAAAATCTGCAGAATTGATGTTGAGATTTAAAATAAAAACATAA
- a CDS encoding nucleotidyltransferase domain-containing protein, which translates to MDKISSEVVESIKKLLLLLEENDIHIKQALVFGSYAKGTNDSDSDIDLAIVSDSFSGNRFADKEIIRKYVVYVNSDISPIPFRTEDFSEKNLLAKEILSYGIRII; encoded by the coding sequence ATGGATAAAATCTCATCTGAAGTAGTTGAAAGCATAAAGAAGCTATTATTGCTTCTTGAGGAAAATGATATACATATTAAGCAAGCTTTGGTATTTGGTTCTTATGCCAAAGGTACAAATGACTCAGATAGCGATATAGATTTAGCTATCGTTTCAGATAGTTTTTCGGGCAATAGATTCGCTGATAAGGAAATTATTCGTAAATATGTTGTTTATGTTAATAGTGATATTTCTCCAATTCCTTTTCGTACAGAGGATTTCTCGGAAAAAAACTTATTAGCAAAAGAAATTTTATCCTATGGTATAAGGATAATTTAA
- a CDS encoding SIS domain-containing protein, with protein MLNAKELIAASVAESIETKQQLVAKQSEQIENCGQLLAAVYDKGGKILFCGNGGSAADCQHIAAELVIRFRSKINRAALPAIALTVDPSMMSAGGNDIGFENVFARLVEAYGKSGDALVAISTSGNSENVIRAVNTAKEQGVLTIGLLGGNGGKLLPLCDYSVVVPSEVTARIQESHILIGHIWCEIIEETIFPELF; from the coding sequence ATGTTAAATGCAAAAGAACTTATAGCCGCATCTGTAGCTGAATCCATCGAAACTAAGCAACAACTAGTTGCCAAGCAATCCGAGCAAATCGAGAATTGCGGACAACTGCTCGCTGCGGTATATGACAAAGGTGGGAAAATCCTCTTTTGTGGCAATGGCGGTAGTGCAGCCGATTGTCAGCACATCGCAGCAGAGCTTGTGATTCGATTCAGGAGCAAAATCAACCGAGCAGCATTGCCTGCAATAGCACTCACTGTTGACCCTTCGATGATGAGCGCCGGTGGGAACGACATCGGATTTGAGAATGTGTTTGCAAGGCTCGTAGAAGCTTATGGCAAGAGTGGCGATGCCTTGGTGGCAATTTCGACAAGCGGCAATTCCGAAAACGTCATCCGTGCAGTCAACACCGCCAAAGAGCAAGGCGTGCTGACAATCGGGCTCTTGGGCGGAAACGGCGGCAAATTACTTCCTCTATGCGACTACTCCGTTGTTGTCCCATCGGAAGTAACCGCCCGAATCCAGGAATCGCACATACTCATCGGGCATATTTGGTGCGAAATAATCGAAGAAACAATTTTTCCTGAACTTTTTTAA
- the yihA gene encoding ribosome biogenesis GTP-binding protein YihA/YsxC, with the protein MKPMEAEFLLGAVAIEQFPKTNLPELAFSGRSNVGKSSLINSIVLQKNLALISSSPGKTRQINFFKVENKWSFADLPGFGYAQVSKDLREQWRKLNMDYLANRDNLKLIVALVDSRHDPSETDLGLIEWYENNGKDFIIILTKCDKIKPKEVEDRQEQIQHLTSSCKHCIEVLPYSVQTGLGRRELVAIIKRITE; encoded by the coding sequence ATGAAACCAATGGAAGCCGAATTTTTGCTCGGTGCAGTAGCAATCGAACAATTCCCCAAGACAAATTTGCCCGAATTAGCTTTTTCGGGGCGCTCAAATGTGGGCAAATCATCGCTGATAAATAGCATTGTGCTTCAGAAAAATCTTGCTCTAATCAGTTCCAGTCCCGGCAAAACGCGTCAAATCAACTTTTTCAAAGTCGAAAACAAATGGTCTTTCGCAGATTTGCCCGGCTTCGGATACGCCCAAGTAAGCAAAGATTTGCGGGAGCAGTGGCGAAAGCTGAATATGGACTATCTCGCCAATCGCGATAATCTGAAGTTAATCGTTGCACTTGTGGACAGCCGTCACGACCCCTCCGAAACTGATTTGGGGCTAATCGAATGGTACGAAAATAACGGCAAAGATTTTATAATAATATTGACAAAATGCGACAAAATCAAACCGAAAGAAGTTGAAGACCGGCAGGAACAAATCCAGCATCTCACCTCAAGTTGCAAACATTGCATCGAGGTGCTTCCTTACTCTGTCCAAACGGGTTTGGGGCGTAGGGAACTTGTCGCAATCATCAAACGTATAACCGAATAA